Genomic DNA from Nomascus leucogenys isolate Asia chromosome 10, Asia_NLE_v1, whole genome shotgun sequence:
GTGGCCACAGAAGCTGATCATGCAGCTGATCCCGCAGCAGCTGCTGGTGAGACCCGCCCCGCCCGCCCCACCCACTCTgagcacccccatgcctggctgaccCAGCTCGCTGTCCCCTGTGCCCCCAGACCACCCTGGGCCCCCTGTTCCGGAACTCGCAGTTGGCACAGTTCCACTTCACCAACAGAGACTGCGACTCGCTCAAGGGGCTCTGCCGCATCATGGGCAACGGCTTCGTGAGTGGGGCGGGCTCGGGTGCGCGAGGGGCGGTTCCCTTGTAGCACTGTGGTGACAAGTACAGCTGGAGGCAGCGCTCTGCTCACAGGGCCCAGGCGGGGGCCGGGGGTCTCCCCTCGGGTGGAGGGCAGCCCTCATGGCCTTTCGGACCCCATCTGGAAATGACTGACCCCAGGCACCCTCCGTAGAGCACAGGGTGAAGAAACTCAGCCTGAGAGGCCTCCAGTGTCTGCATCTGTGCCCAGCTTCGAGGTGGCCCTGGGGGCGTGAGTGCACAGAGGGACCGGGGCCAGCCCTGTTGGGGCCCAGGAGCCTGTCAGGGACACATAGCGCGTGGCAGGGACCTGGTAAATGGGTGTGCTAGGCAGGAAAGCCAGCCAGGAGGGAGTGGCACATTGGGGTTTGGTATTCTggtctgtaaaatgggctaaCCTCCGCGAGTGGCCTGAGCTGGCCGTGAGGGAGCGGAGCTGAGGGTGCTGAAGCAGACGCGGTGAGTAGGTCCTCAGGCCTGGCTCTAAGGGGACCCAGGTATCCAGCTGGTGGTTGTGCAGGGACTGAGTGGGGCAGGTGCGGCCACGACCTGGACCTGAGGGGCTGCCAAGGGATCTGAGAGTGGCTTCTGCAGCACTCCTGGGTTGGGCTGGTTGAGGGGTAGAGAGAGGTAGGGAGGACAGGGTTGCTGTGCTTCCTAGGGCCACCGGGAAGCTGGAGGGAGGGAATTTGTGTAAAGCGCTTGAGATGGTAACTTTAGTACCTAGTGAGTGCTCGGTGAACCCAGCTGGCGAGGCTGTTCGGGTGACTGGGATTCTGGCGCGGGGCAGGTCAGAAAGGGGGCTTGGGCTGTGAAAGATGGCAGGTGCTAGAGAGGAggcagggatggggtgggagcGAGTCGTCTGCCCAGAGGACCTGGCTCTGGGACATTCCCAGTCCCTGTTCCCCTTTGGGACAGTGTGCCTCTACCCCATCCCAGCTGCTGTTCTCAGCGCCCTGGGTTCCACTAGGGCCTCCCTTCTCCCTCAGGAGACCAGGGGCAGACCAGGGCTTGTGCCTGGCATGAGGTGTCTTAGCTGACCCGTTCCCCCTTCACCCAGCACTGTTTGTTGAGGGCCTGCCGTGTCCGGGCCCTGAGTACCCAGTCTGTAGGGAAGATGGACATCCATACTCACCCCCCAGCATGGCCCTGGGAGGGTGACTGTGCATGGCTCCAGGGAGGCCAGGGACAGGGCCCTGAGTGGGTGATCCCTGGGTTGGACACCAAGGTCGAGAAGTTAGGCCGGCAGCATGGAGGGGACAGCACTGTGGGGGGTGGCCTGGTGTGGGGAGGGGATGTGGGGTTCTGGGATGGTCACACCACTTCAGACACAGCCAGGCACATCTGTCAGGCTTAGTTCTCCCATGCCCCATCCAAGAGGCACCAGCACTTTATCTGTTGAGCCTTTATGTGGCACCAACTGTGTGCACTATTACCCAGTTTTACAGATAATGGAGGCCCAGAAACAGGAGGTGGCTGGTgttaggtcacacagctaggaggcAGCAGAACGGTGGGGTGCTGCCTGTGCTCTTAACCCCCAGGTCAGGTCACCCCATCAGGCAGTCAGGAGGGCTGGCGGCAGGGAGCAATGTGGGCGGGGGGTGGTGCCTTCTCGGCATTCTCACCGCAGCCTGGGTGCCAGGCGCCACTCTGACCTCAGCCATGGCAGGGTCGGGGGATGCCGATGGGCGCTGCACGGGCTCTCAGAGGCCCCTCACCTATGGCCATGACAGCCTTGACTGTGGGGGCCTCTGTCTGCCGATGATCTCCCTTCATCCCCTACAGGTGGGGCGGTCCAGGGTGGTGGGGGCACAGCGGCCCTGGGTAGTGCCCACAGGGTCCTGACCCGCGGCCCCTGCAGGCGGGCTGCATGCTGTTCCCCCACATCTCGCCCTGTGAGGTGCGCGTGCTCATGCTCCTGTACTCGTCCAAGAAGAAGATCTTCATGGGCCTCATCCCCTACGACCAGAGCGGCTTCGTCAGTGCCATCCGGCAGGTCATCACCACCCGCAAGCAGGTGTGCCAGCCAAGCACAGCCCCTCTGGGGACAGAGGGGAATTAGGCCCCTCTGCCCTGGTCGGGCAGCCAGACTTGGTGTGGGCGGAGTGTGATGCGATGGCTGGAGCAAGGAGCTTCAGGGGAGCCCCGAGGAGGCTGGGCGGGTTCCCACCAGGGCTCCATGGAAAAGCAGCCACTGGGTGGCTCTGAAGGGCTGGAGGGTGGGTCTTGGCGCAGCGGCAGGGAAGCCAGTGGAGCGGGGAGCTGGGCAGGGGTTGGGATCATCGTGAGGCTGGAAGGCCCTGCTCAGTGACCACGTGTCCTGGTCATGCCTTGCCAGTTGAGGCAGACTCCGCAGGTCCTGTGCACCAGGTGAGGGCCGGGACCTGTCTCAGGCCAGTTGGGGAGCCATGGGGGGCTGTGAGCAGGTGAGGGGCAGGGCCTGTTCCCCTGGGGCTAGAGAATGGACCCAGCTGGGGCTAACAGGCCAAGGCTCGGAGGGAGGGATGGCAGGCCCCAGGACAGACAGAGGTTTCCCAGGAGCTTGGgcccctcttcccacccccttCCCTTCCAACAGGCAGTGGGACCTGGTGGTGTCAACTCAGGCCCAGTCCAGATCGTGAACAACAAGTTCCTGGCATGGAGTGGCGTCATGGAGTGGCAGGAGGTGAGCCCTCGGCAGCCCAGGGACCTGGGACCCCCAGATCCTCACGGACTGTGGCTGGGAGGGGATACTGGGGCTGGGGGTCTCTAGCCCTGAGGGCTCCTTTTTGCCTCTCCCCCAAAAGCCCAGGCCTGAGCCCAACAGTCGGTCCAAGAGGTGGCTGCCATCCCACGTCTACGTGAACCAGGGGGAGATCCTGTGAGTGCTGGGCTGGAGGGTGGAGGCAGCGTCCAGGGGAGCCGGGGCTTCCTGACCCTCATCCCCTCGTGCCCCACAGGAGGACCGAGCAGTGGCCAAGGAAGCTGTACATGCAGCTCATCCCGCAGCAACTGCTGGTGAGGGGCTGCAGCCGGGTGCTCGAGCCTGCACGTAGGAGCTATTCCAGAGGGCGGGGCTGGGGGCAAGAGCACCTCCCCGGGTGGCCTGAGCTGGCTATGAGGGAGCGGAGCTGAGGGTGCTGAAGCAGGCGCGGTGGGTAGGTCCTCAGGCCTGGTTCCAAGGGGTCCCAGGTATCCAGCTGGTGACTGTGCAGGGACTGGGCGGGGCAGAGGCAGCCATGACCTGCACCGGGGGGGCTGCCAAGGGATCTGAGAGCGGCTTCCGCAGCACTCCAGGGTTGGGCTGGTTGAGCGGCAGAGATGACTTTTCCTGAGGTAGGGAGGACAGGGGAGTCTGTTTGGTCCTGGGCCCAGGGGACTCAGCGGGCTGGGAgcgggaggccatggtgggagaaGCCAGAGCTGGGGGTCCCCTCGCTTCCCCGCAGACCACCCTGGTGCCGCTGTTCCGGAACTCGCGCCTG
This window encodes:
- the PTOV1 gene encoding prostate tumor-overexpressed gene 1 protein isoform X4 translates to MRSPAVPTPARGQLGVAFVLLPPRLEGARVFGALGPISPSSPGLTLGGLAVSEHRLSNKLLAWSGVLEWQEKRRPYSDSTAKLKRTLPCQAYVNQGENLETDQWPQKLIMQLIPQQLLTTLGPLFRNSQLAQFHFTNRDCDSLKGLCRIMGNGFAGCMLFPHISPCEVRVLMLLYSSKKKIFMGLIPYDQSGFVSAIRQVITTRKQAVGPGGVNSGPVQIVNNKFLAWSGVMEWQEPRPEPNSRSKRWLPSHVYVNQGEILRTEQWPRKLYMQLIPQQLLTTLVPLFRNSRLVQFHFTKDLETLKSLCRIMDNGFRRKSSSASSPTTRATLSTASGVSLPTSSRSCSGTWSRSSSNEGWGGSGYPGLGPSRSDR